CAAATATACCAGTGTTTTGGGAATATTATTGATGACCCTATACCAGAGCAAAACCAAGTTAGAAAAATTCAGATCCGATAAAACCTAACTCAAGTTCAACGTAATTTCTCCAACAAAAATTATACACTCATTACTATATAATGTCTACATTCTTAATAGTTTTCaatcaattaaacaattcaACCTAAGAGAGAGTATAATCGAGAAAAAGCCCTGCTCCTCCAAAAAGTAGATTTAACTAAAATCAATTATACCACTTTTTGTTGATGACAAAAATAATGGCGCAAGTAGTAGCTGACATAACcaaaatcaattataatttGCATTCATCTGAGAAAAAAATACACTGCGGACACATGATAACATTAAAGATTTGGTGCATAAATTAAGAAGACgaggaaataaaatgaaagatgtTATTTAAGACATTGCAACAACAGATAAATGTTTTTGCACTTGCAATGAAGTCACCTGAAACTGGACAAAAACTAGATCATAGGCTGGACTCTATAGTGTATCTCTGCTAGATAGGATTTATATTGAGAAGCATAGTTAATTAAGTGACCAAGCATAAAGCATGTACCATATTTTATAGAAAGCACATAAAACAATTTTCACTAAAAAGAAATGGATTGAAGCTCCCAAAATTCTGATAGAAAGCACATAAAACAGTTTTCACTAAATGTAGATGGATTGAAGCTCCCAAAATTCTTAAAACTTTATGGATCTCCTGGGAAAATGGGAGACTGAGATCTCAGTTTGGTATATTggctcatattttataaaacactTTGAGAAAACTTTGCAAAACGAAACCTTCATTGATATCCAACTATAAATAATTGGGATGAGAGTTGTAGACTGCATGTCTTAGAAAAACATTTTTACAAAacatcactaaaataaaaattcaaatcatgaTATCAATATTAAGAAAACAAGTATGAACAGAAAGTTGAAAATCAGGATAAAGGAAGAATTTTTTGTCAAACCACTCTCTAAATGCTTTTATGGGAGAAAAACAATGCCATTGAAGTGGTTGTAAAGGAGCTGGGGATCTTCACTGATACTATTTCAAGTCAAATAGGATAATATAATActgaataatgatgatgataaggaAATCAAAAATTGATCCTGCtagaaaagaaaatggaaaaaaggAACCCTAATTTTTACTTTGATGTTCTCATCAGTGCCTGAGTAGTTTGTTGTACAGACatcagaaataaaaaattgggcccatatttcaaacttctaattaTACCTAGTCATTGATAGACAACAAACAAGCAATCCAGAAATACATATTGAAACAGCTActtgattgaaaataagagcATTCAATTTAGTTTTCATTGCAGGATGGAATTGGATGAAAAGACAAAAGGATGACAAAGAAGAGAATTTGGTATTCTTATGTTTGGTTCTATCTAGAAAACAAAGCATGTGtctaatgatgaaaaaaaatggtGTTCGTGTTGTTAATATTTCCTGAATTCACCAATGTCAATCCTTTGTATTAACTGTAACTAAATGCACAAAAGCACATTCAATATggaaaaatatatagttaataAATTAGATCAAAGAACAcataaacaaaatatcaaatgtCGAATGCATAGAATAGCTAAAAACTACTCGAGCAGAGCACATCAAACTTGATTATCAACTAGAAAGACAATGTCCTGGTAGTAGTGGTGGTCTAGACACCATCTATcagtaataaatgaaaatttgattATGCTTAATAAATTCCAGATCCTGATTATGTGTATTGGCAAGTAGAGAGAACAAGAATATTTTTGAGCTCATATGGAATTGATTGCTTGATCTACCGACAATATGCAAGTATGAATActgaataatgatgatgataaggaAGATGATGACTATGACGATAAAGGGTGacaaaatcaaacataattGAGCAAAATGGCAGCAAACCAATAACAATATAGACGATCACAGGAGTATAGCATGTTTTAGATTCTGATTACCTAGTGTTGTCCCAGTGTCGGAGCTATTCTTCCTAGTAACAACCAGAcaacaatggaaaaaaaatatgaagctTGAAAGGATAAAGCTTTAATGACAGAAACTTTAAAACAATAAATCTGAGAACTATTGCAAGGATAAAGTTGGTAATCAGACAGACCTGAACAATCCAAATGAAGTTTAAAAGTTTCCTGCAAAGAAAGTCTCAGTAAAAACCACAAGAAATTGGAAGATtgtaatatatatcatatatatatatatattgagaaaagatatatatatatatatatatcttctcaaTTATACCAAGATAATCTTTGGTTTTGAAGGATTAGAACATTTTCCACCTTCTGGTTGAATAATGTTAGCGCCTTCCTATTCAAGTGCTTCTACCAGGTTTACCTGCTTCTACCATTGTAAATCCATATCTATATTTCTTGAGCCCCCTACTATTATTCACATCAGCCCAATCACAACGAAATAACACAACCTTGAACATGTTAAAGTAGTGTAACTCAATTATATCATTTAGCACCCCATAGTAATCAACATTTCCTTCCAATGGATTAGCATCCCAAGCACTGGCATATctcattgttgaagaagtaacAAGACATCCAGAATTTTGAGTTCGCCTAAATCTTTCTCAAGCTTTAGTATGGAAGCGAAATCCATTAATGACGAGTCCTTTATATCTCTTAACAATCCTATTTGGACCTTGTgcaagaaatttaatttcttctgaCACATTTTTTCCATGAGAAACCTATACAAGTTACATGAAtccaattataaaaatactaatagagAATTGTTCAAATTATAAGATTTTCTAGTTGCTTACCGTTTCTCCCAACCATTCATGAAAAGTTTCGGTAAATTTTCTATCGAGATAACGAGCATTTGAACGTCGACATCTTGTTTGATCTTTCAAGATATTTCTATACTCACTACAAGTAATGAtgaaaaatgttaaaaacttcTAACACACCAAATAAGAAATGTGAAGTGTTTAACTTACATTTGGAGTGATTCAATAGCTTTATAATGAAATAACACATAATGATGTGCTTGCGCCCATGATATATCATCTAACTGTGCTACTTCAACTTTCCCTATTGGTTCTCCACCACTTTCAAATAAATACGACTTTGCAAGTAGCTCATGTTGCACTTGTGCTAAATTTCTCCCAGGTCTATCAAAAATCGTTTCAACATCAACCAAATACCTAGAACAAAAAGTGACACATTCTTCTGCTAAAAATCCTTCAGCAATAGATCCTTCAGGATATCGTTTATTCCGCACATAAGATATTAACTTGAGCAAAAACCTACAACAGCAATGCTGTGATTATTAACATATCAAAGTTTGATTGAcaagaaattataataaattgatgttttagcAAAATAATACCTCTCGATTGGATACATCCATTGATAGTACACAGGTCCACCGATTTTGGCCTCCATTGGTAGATGGATAACCAAGTGCACCATTATAGTGAAAAATGCAGGTGGGAAAATCTTTTCTAAGTGACACAAAACTATTGCTGCTCGATATTGAAGGTTGTCAAGATCTTCCACCTTAAGAACTTTaccacaaataattttgaatatgttACAAAGCTCTGAAATGACGCGAGTCACTAGCTTTGACATGGATGACCTCAAAGCAATTGGAAGCAAATCATGCAACAATATGTGATAATCATGTGATTTTAAAGACTGAAGTTTTCGCTCCTTCTGATTTACACATTTTGATATATTCGAAGAGTAAGCATCTGGGACCTTTATAGTCTTCAAGACTTGACAAAAtaggtctttttctttttttgtcatgGAGAAAGAAGCGGGTGGTAGTCTTGTTTTGCCATTGGGAAGATATTGAGGATGAAGCTCTCGACGAATTCCCATGTCAACCAAATCAAGTCTGCATTTTAgattatcttttgatttcccatcaacattaagaagtgttccaacaatattttcacaaacattcttctcaatgtgcatcACATCCAAGTTATGGTGAAGTAGGTTGTGCTGCCAATATggtaaatgaaagaaaatgctTCTCTTTTTCCACAAAGCTACTTCAGTTGATTCCTCTTCCTGAACTTCGTCTTCATCAGTTTCCAAGTCAATATCAGATACTTTCCGTGGTCTTTTCTTCactttgttattgttgtttgattttttttagttttcttttgccATGCTTTCCATAAGAAAATTGCAACTCTtttcaacattaataaaatatcatatccAATAGTAACTGAAGGAGCTACACGCATCTCTACATTACCATCAAACAAATGTTTTTGAGATCTGTATGGATGATTATGTTCTATCCACTACCGATGTGCCATATAACAAAACTTCTGGCCATTAGTTAACCATTGTGAAGAAGTTTTCGCAGCACAACAAGGACAAGCATATTTCCCTTTAGTGCTCCAACGTGATAAATTTGCGTAAGCAGGGAAATCATTAATAGTCCATAACAAGGCAGTCCGTATATTGAAATTTCTCCTTACAGATGCATCGTACGTCTCTACACCAACCCATAATTGCTTTAACTCTTTAATAAGAGGTTATAAGTAGATGTCAATATCGTTTCAAGGACCTTTGTCTCCAGGAATAATCactgacaaaagaaaagaagtttgTTTCATCCCAATCCATGGTGGTAAGTTATAAGGAATCAACACCACTGGCCAAGTGTTGTAAGAAGTACTTAATAATTTGAAAGGGTTAAACCAATCTGAAGAAAGACCAAGCCTAACATTTCTAGGATCAGAAGCGAAATCAGGATATCTTGcatcaaatgatttccatgcCTCAGCATCAGCAGGGTGTCGTAACAGCCCATCATTGGTCCGACCATTAGCATGCCATATCATATCAGCAGAAGTCTTAGTCGACATGAAAAGTCTCTGCAGTCGTGGTATTAATGGAAAATACCATAAAACCTTCGCAGGTTTCTTGTGAACCAATTCATTGTCATCATTCAAATGTTCACTAGAATCAGTGGACACCCAGCGAGAACGACCACAAATATGACAAGATTATTGACCTTCATTATGCTCCCAATATAGCATGCAGTCATTTGGacaactatgaatttttttatacccAAATCATTAATAACTTTCTTCGACTCATGACTACTTTTAGGAATTTAGGCCGAgggaaaaaattcttttaaaaattcaatcaagtgGTCAAGGCCTTTAGCAGTCATCCCACATATGCATTTCAGATGGAAAAGTCGAATGCAAAAATACCATCTAGAATGCTGCGATCCCTCATAAAGTTTGTTGTTcatatcttcaagcaacttgTAAAACTTTGCCACTTCTTTAGAAGGTTGTTCATCAACTTCTATAGTAGCTTCATCTCCATCATTCACCTCAACATTGAATTCATCGGCAGTAGATGGTAGGCCCTCGTTATTAACTTGATGGATGCTGAAAGCATACCGTAATAATTCTTCCAAACTATCTGGTCTTGTACGAGAAGTTTGGAAGTGAGGATTAGAGCTTGATGGAGCTGCAAATGTGTTTGTTGGCTCATGGATAGGTGACGGTACACGCTATCCATGAAAAACCCAACATGTGTAACCTTGTAGAATGCCATCACAAACTAAATGTTCAAGCACTGTTTCACGTGTTTGCCAATGGATATTCACACACTTTATGCAAGGGCAAATGATCCTATCATCTTCACTTGAGTTGGCAAATGCAAAATTGAGGAATTGTTCGACTCCATCTTCGTATTCTTGACTCAATCGTGACTTACgcatccaactcttatccatttctgattaatatattaaaaaattattcacaaTATTCTAAATTAAAGCATATTTTGCCTTAACACATTAAGATATACATCAAGGTGAAACTATAGAATTTTTACTTTgtagctattttttaatcgatcTAAACACATTAGGTCTTATAATTCAAGGTGAAACTATGGAAAACATATGCTAACAAAGAAGGGAATAATTCACATGACTCATAAGTGAGAAGGGAATATCATCCCTTTTCCATGCACTAGTTTATTGGAATGAAGTTTtcaatgatgaagaaaattacAATTATTCCATAATGCTTCTTTTTCTAACataaatattaaagataaaaGAGATCACTATGATGGCCATACATGTTTCACATGTTAATTTGTTCTTGCTTCAAACTTCTCTAGAaacttcatctttttctttgaaaaatcgttaaatacacacacacacacacacacacacacacacacagttaTCAatctatttaatataaacaagaccttttttttatttacaatttgGATAAGTCATTATAAAcacacatatattattattagaagatTTTACCCATGGTTTAATCATGTATTAAGATAGAGTGAACTCTTCAATCTAAGGCCCGTATCTTAAATAAGCGTGAAATACTTGAACACATGTTTCAATAAATAAGGCATGTATCTTAAATAAGAGTGAAATACTTGAACACatgtttcaataaaaaaaactaacaaattaaTGCTTCAAGAAAAGGCCTATAACAACAAACTTTTACACATGCATGATGAGAATGCATGCATAACATTGTTAGCTTAGAAAAAGTTGATTAGATATATATGGAATATCCTTGCTAATTGCATGTCATGCATGTATACCAGCCCAATTTGTCACCATAGCATAATCTTGTAAATATAGAGCCCTGATATATATGTGCACGATGGATATAGATAATGTATATGGCATatgacatacatatatatacatctttGTAAATTTCTAATGAATAAAGATTGAATAATTTCCCAAAACTGAAAACTTCTCGAATAGTTATGACATTTTGAGCAACATATATAACAAGTAGTGTTGCAATACCGTCTTTGACATTCTTGAAGACTCTAATTgacatctttttaaattttaatttttaattttttaaaatagtctACATGAAAGTCTATAAATTAACTatgaaaaaattacaacaaatggTTAGATTCctaattgtttaaaatataaataaatattccaaactgtttaaaatataaattaatagaaaGGCACTAACCAACTTGATATCTTCTGACCTCCCTTTATATCTTGCACCTTTATTCCTCAAATCCCTTCAGTTTCCTTTTCAGTTAGCAacctgaattaaaaaaaaaataaagctcatTAGGTTCCACTTTtcataaaaccataataatagcatgatcaaaatcatcaagtaaaaaaaaaacaaacaaaccattGACCAAATCTAtcaactgttttttttttaatttcaccaCTATacatatgaataaataatgGTACAAACctttgtttacatatatatacataagcaCACTATGATACacacataaaacaaaaaaaaaattaggcttTAAGAGGATCTCTGTATACATTTTGATAAGTTCCACTGCTTCAAAGCACcatgataaataaatactttataaGTTTTAAGAGacaaggtttttcttttctttttttttattcaacaaGTGCACTGTTTCACAACCAACATCACTTGAACAATAGTGCACTGTTGATCAATGCTACTACTTTCTatagaaaaccaaaaaaatgaagaaaagactTAGCATGTAGTGCATAGATAATATAGACGGCTTAGAATTCCATAAATATTATAGACAATTTGCTTTCTATAGAAAACCAAACAAGCTTATCTCAATTCATGATTCTGTTTTTGATACTAAAATAAGGATTGGACAGGTCTCTCTCGTGTTGATTCTCTACATGATTTGGCACATCAACGACAAAGGACTCAATATACAACAAACCAGAGATACTGATATGTGAATAATGACTTAAAAAAGATATTTCATGttcttaatgttaaaaaaaaaagattgaaacTATCTCTCTCCTATTGATTCCCTATAAAATTTGCCACATCAAGAAGAAAGAGTTCAAGATATAGCATTAAAGAAATGTTGGTAAGTGAATAAAGATTCAAACCACATGAAATATCTgagaaacaaaatcaagaacCATCATTCAAACCTTAATgttcacaaaattaaaaaaaaaacaaagaacccATACATGTAATACCCCTGCAATCCCGACCACTCCCTTAAAAGCTTAGTGAACTACTTCACCCCTCGATTCTTACATTGGTCTCCAATCCCTGTTCCAAAGAAGAGCATCGAGATTCATCTATACATCTGATAATTCCCAAGAACCACAcaagatgataataaaaaagaaaaaaaaagttgttcaaGTTGAGGAAGAGGCatcaaatgcaaaacaaacttCCTTTTGGAGTATATCTTAATATTCTCATTAGATTTCTgcattaacaaagaaaaatcatccaaaacGATCAAAGCCTTCAAGCATTGCAGTGAAGAAATAGTTGCAAGGAGAGGGAATAATGCTCACAACTTACACAATCGAAGGTTATGCCGTGATTCCAATGAAGATGAAGCTCATTAGCGTTCAGCGATTCCGGTAGCTCTGACAGTACTGGCGGCGGCGGCAttcttcaaaaccctaacaagaTAGCTCAATTAATTCTTCCCAAACAAAAACCCAATCAAACACATGAAAtccataatcaaataatataccAAGGGGGGAATGATCACCTTAGCAAGTGGACAGCTTCAATTGTGCTCAAGAAGTAAAAGAAGACAGGGTGAAAGGAGAACAGTGCGCGGTGtggagagaaataaagaagaaaagggaagaaagaaATCGAAAGGAAACGTTTTAATGTCTACATTAAAATTTACCGGCGTTTATAAATATAAACGCCgttatctaaattttattttcgcGGATAATTTTAACCCCAATCCCGCCAATTACTTTCCCGGCATTTATTTCCAAACACGCCGCCATTTCAATAAATATCCCGGCGTTTATTAAAATAATCGCCgctatattaaatatatattttccacatGTTAAATTCTCCAAGCCCCTAAATTATCTTACCGgcgtttttttattttaacgcCACCAAATAAGCAAACATGCCGGCGTTAAAATTAATTCcttttattttcaaactttAATTCCTCTTATTTCCCAAATTAATTTGGCGGCGTGTATTTCAATAAACGGCTCTATATTACCGGCGCTTATAGAAATAAACACCGATAATGTAAATCTCTTTCCAAtcgaaaattatttaaaacccaGACAGAATATGGCGGTGTTTATGActaataaacgccgctaaataaaATATTGGCGGGGTTTTTCATAAACACCGCGAAATAAGCGCCGCAGAAGCCCTACTTTGGTGTAGTGGctactgcttcttcttcttcttcttcttccctcaaATGTTCCTCTAGGAGATAACTCTCCACTCTCAATCTATCATACCTCAGAGGAGGTGATCCTTATTGGCGTCTTGGTGGCATGTTAGATTACTATCCAAGTGAGTCGATCCCAATTGAAAAATACCCAATCTTGCCTCTACTTAAAGCCAAGTTCTAGCTAGCAATGTAGGTCATGAAGTCTATAGTGCAATTCTGTGAGTAGGCAATCCAAACTTTTTTATGGCACATCACACCACTACTTTCCATACCACAGTCCTAAACACTACTACTCTTCCAGGCACACATCCATAGCATTGGTGTAGTCACATCGAACATTCTAAAGATAACTTTACCTTTCACACCACTTTGCACTTTTTCCAGGCACTCAGCTCGAGATTTGGTGTTGTCACACCAAACACACAAATCAGTATAAGGTTTTACACACCGGTCATCAATTCAAAACggtttaaatttataaaattttattgctagttacatatattttatttttaaaaacaattttatcttaaaaagttaatatttttatcaaattttatattttacttttcttctaaaagtttcttaaaaaaattattacttataattgaaaaataattttacaaatggGTTAAATGATCTGTTTCTAATTTTACAAACAGATGAGTATCGATTGTTAGTTTTAACAACGGATCCTCATCTATTTGTAAAATTAGAAACAGATGATGGGATCATTTGTAAAGTTACCAACGGATTCTCATCCgtttgtaattttacaaacgGATGCGGATTAGTAGGTAAACTTACAAATAGATTATTTgatctatttgtaattttacCAACGGATCCTCATCTGTTTGTAAAATTAGAAACCGATGACGGTTCGTTTGTAAACTTACCAACGGATTCTCATCCGTTTGTACTTTTACAAACGGATGAGGATCGGTTGGTAAAATTACAAACGGATAAAGGGATTGGTTTGTAAACTTACCAACCGATCCTAATCCGTTTGTAAAATGACAAACGGAACTGTTGATCcgtttcaaaaattattttgggaataaatatgttattgatataaatcatgaaatattaatttgtatttattaacaacaaattaaaaatacataaaatttttataacatcTTAACACTTTTTGGACATAGTGAGTTTtgtaaaaaaagtaattttaagcctattttatatattttatactcatttctaatttatttttttgaagaaacaattattattaatatttaattatttatgttattattttatctatttggTCAGGCtatagtaattaatttttttaaaaaaatcattatacatatatttatagaaaatttctaaaattttcttaaaaaacattattacttataattgaaaaataattttacaaacggGTGAAATGATCAGTTTGTAATGTTACAAATGGATGAGGATCGGTTGGTAAGTTTACAAACGGATTAAAGGTTCTGTTTGTAATTTTACCAACGGAACCTCATCTGTTTGTAAAATTAGAAACAGAAGAAGGGATccgtttgtaaaattattttgggAATAAATATGTTATTGATGTAaatcatgaaatattaatttgtatttattaacaacaaattaaaatacataagaTTTTTATAGCATATTAACTCTTTTTGGATGTAGTGAGTTATGCAGGTAATTTTTAagcctattt
The genomic region above belongs to Dioscorea cayenensis subsp. rotundata cultivar TDr96_F1 unplaced genomic scaffold, TDr96_F1_v2_PseudoChromosome.rev07_lg8_w22 25.fasta BLBR01000140.1, whole genome shotgun sequence and contains:
- the LOC120253629 gene encoding uncharacterized protein LOC120253629 encodes the protein MDKSWMRKSRLSQEYEDGVEQFLNFAFANSSEDDRIICPCIKCRVPSPIHEPTNTFAAPSSSNPHFQTSRTRPDSLEELLRYAFSIHQVNNEGLPSTADEFNVEVNDGDEATIEVDEQPSKEVAKFYKLLEDMNNKLYEGSQHSRCEHLNDDNELVHKKPAKVLWYFPLIPRLQRLFMSTKTSADMIWHANGRTNDGLLRHPADAEAWKSFDARYPDFASDPRNVRLGLSSDWFNPFKLLSTSYNTWPVVLIPYNLPPWIGMKQTSFLLSVIIPGDKELKQLWVGVETYDASVRRNFNIRTALLWTINDFPAYANLSRWSTKGKYACPCCAAKTSSQWLTNGQKFCYMAHRLDLVDMGIRRELHPQYLPNGKTRLPPASFSMTKKEKDLFCQVLKTIKVPDAYSSNISKCVNQKERKLQSLKSHDYHILLHDLLPIALRSSMSKLVTRVISELCNIFKIICGKVLKVEDLDNLQYRAAIVLCHLEKIFPPAFFTIMVHLVIHLPMEAKIGGPVYYQWMYPIERFLLKLISYVRNKRYPEGSIAEGFLAEECVTFCSRYLVDVETIFDRPGRNLAQVQHELLAKSYLFESGGEPIGKVEVAQLDDISWAQAHHYVLFHYKAIESLQIEYRNILKDQTRCRRSNARYLDRKFTETFHEWLGETVSHGKNVSEEIKFLAQGPNRIVKRYKGLVINGFRFHTKA